The DNA region CGGCTAGCAGTTGAGGTCAGACAGCCCCAGGGCGCTGTATCAGTCATGGCACTTCCAGTGTTCTTCAGGGGCCCCTCTTGCTCAGGGCCTCTGCAGAGCACTGACATGTAAAGTAGCCACTACTTCTCCTCGGCCCGCTCGGGGAAGCCAGCAGTAGTCAGTGCTGCCCGGTAGTGCTGGATAACACCCCGGATGCTTTTGATAAATCCTTTGGAGAGGGGGAAGAGTGGAAAGCCAATATCTGGATAGCCACTCTTCTCTGGTAGGAAGCTCCGGTAGCTCTTCCTTCGCTTCTTTGGCTTGACACTAATTTGGCTGCCCACAGTGTCCACAGGCACCTTCTGATCATCAGCCGCCACGGTGACAGCCTTTAGGACACCAGTAGCTTCAGAATCAGAGTGCTGACCAGCTTCCAGTGCCGAAATTGTGGACGTACCTAGACCGGAGTCTTCCAACACCTCCTCTCTGTTGTCCAAGCTAGAAGCGGCAGAGGCCACCAGCTCATCTCCAGGCTCGGCAGACAGTGGCCGCTCAGGGGTTCTCATTTCCCTTCTGTCCACCATGTCATTGAGCTCAAGCCAGTACTCTATACGATGCACAAGCCTCCAGCCATTGGTGGAGAAATGCTCCCTTATCTCCTGCTGGAAGACCTCAACAGGCCGGAGAAGTAATTGTGTCATGGACTGAACAACCTTGATGAGGGCCATCTCATTATAGCAGCGGCTGTTCTCATAGCCCTCTTGTAACCCCCGGTCACTGTCAAAGCCTGCCTCATTGTAATAAGGCTCGTTTACCAGAATCAGCCCTGCAAAACAAGATGAGGAAACTCAGTGAGGTTCTGTCCATTAGGGATCTGACTATAATCACAGTTCATGTCATATTTAGTATCACAGATAAAGAAAACTGGAGGCGGTCACCAATTTGCTACTCTTTTTAACAGTTGCCCAAACTATCCAACTGATGTACATTAGCGACAGGCAGACTGAGTACTGCAAAACTACACAAAACCTCTTAGGACAgtagctccccaaacccaaagtGTAGAACCATGATGTTAAAATCCAAACACACCAAAAGATTCCTAGAATCGCAGGCCAACACTTAAGGCTGATGGTTACATTAGGACACCTACAGTAAGTGATTATGTAATTATAATGAAGTGTTGCCAAGCCGTATAACATTCAAAGGATGACATAAAACCAGATCAGTCATCATCCCTCACAGAGCATGGCTTGTCCAAGGAGTTAGCATTTTTGCTGTTGCTTGCCATGTCATGTACATACTATAGGTATATATAGAGAAGCTCATTCCcaccatttaaaatatatattattgcattatttcacaataattactGTGTTATATTGTAAAAGTATTGTTTTACATCACAATGATTTTGCCTCCTGATGCTGTTATCATTCTGCACATGCGTGCTTCTGTCATCTATTAACAGCTATTAACAAAAAGATTAGACACACAATCAGGATAAGAACTGCACTAATGCTATGGGAATGACTTTAGTTTTAATCAGATTAATGTTCagtaagtttagtacagatgtttatAACAGTGatagtgcagagctgtcattcctgcctcacagcaccagggtatatatggagtttgcatgttctgtccgTGCATTTCTGGACAGATTGGTAGCAGTGAGTATGCCTAACTGCAGATGACTGCATGCTTTAACAATGGATACTGAAAATGGGTCAATACTGTttctcaattaagaaaatacatttagtccttcatgtgctgtgaagtaaataacatccatccctttTTTCCTCAATCTGGAGCCCCCAAAGATTTGAGGTATGCAAATTGGCGGCTGCAACACCATATCATGCTACTTCAAAATATCTGTTTGGAAAtgactggattaaaactaaactaataCTTTACTTAGaagttttttttactcttttctgattggctgtgtgaTTGTGCCCTGCAATTTGATTGACTGTATGGTTATGCACTGCATTGGGCGGAACAGTTATTTCAGATATTAAAGGTTACCCATTCAGTCTCACCTTGAATCGAGATCAGCACTTGCAGCAGACTAGATTTACTTGTCCACCTCTCAGTCCCCTatacacaaaggaaaaaaaaacaggatggcATCAGGGGAGGTTATTGGTTTGTTACATGGCAACACATTACCAGACAATACCAGTACCTTGCCAATCCAGGTGCCCAAAAGGCTGACACAGACTTTGCCATTGTCATACAGGTTAGGGTTGAGCCGCCCACTGCACTGAGATAGGTAGCGGAAAAGGGGAGGCACAGCAGGGTAAATGTTCGGCAACTGGATGTCAAATAAGAAAAGGCCATCCTCATAGGGGGTCCGTGTTGGGCCCTTGATCAGTGCAGAGAAGAGGTCCTGTAAACAAAGATGATCAACAGTAAATACTAGGAGTAGAAAAATGAACCACACAAGTCAATGCAATGCAAGACTCACAAGGCATTCCTCTCCCCTCCCTACCAGGGTTACACTTACCATGCGATCTTCAAAGGTTTTCACCATGATGCCATCGGGAAGTGAGGTAGCCAACAGGGCCATTTCCTTCCTCACTGTGCTGAAAAACTTTTTAGGTTCTGCTGGCTGAAACTCCATTTTCTTAAAGGAATGACTGTCTGTGAAAAGAGGGAGAACCATTACATGTTTTGTCACTTCTGACTTGGTCCTAGCCTCCGCACATTTCAGAAGCCTGATTACCCTTACCCAAGGCCCACTCCAGCACAGAGAACACCTCTCCTTTGGCACTGGTGAATATTACTCCAGGTTTACCACCACTCTGCTGGCATAAGACAGGCGTGTCACTGGGCCACTCCGACTTGACAGGAGTATGTGGCTCTGGGTGCTTCTCCTCCTTCTCTACCTCAGCCACagcttccattttctcctcctccACAATTGCCACATTGTCCAGCGTCTTCTTCAGGTTCTCTTGCAGCTTTTTGATATCATCTAAAAACTTCTTCTCTTTGGTCTGTTTCTCAGACTCCACGGTAGGGGATGTTGGTGACCCAGTGAGCAACTGCTCCACAGTCATGTTTTTTAGGCTCTCCAGAATCTTGATGGCCTCTTTCAGCTCCCTGAAGCTCCTTGGCGTTCCATCCTTTGGTTGCTTTTCTACACCACTAGCCCCTGCTGTGGCTTCTGCACCCTGGGGCTCATCTACAGATGGTAGAGATTTCCCTTCATCAGCAGGGGCAGCAGGCGTGGAAGCAGGAGCCGTCTCGCCAGCATGTTCCTCCTCCACTTGGCCATTGTCCGTTTCCCAGCTATCACTCTCATCTTCCCACTCTTCAGAAGAAGCTGCACTGCTGCTGCCTTCCACCGAGTCGTAGTCTGATTCCTCAATCTCCGACTCCACGTTGTACAGGTGCTGTAAGGGAGAAGACCACATTAGGGGGCATCAATGTAGATATATGAATCGCGACAGCAAAGTTAACCATAATAATGCCCCACCTGAGGCAGAACGATGGTCCTTGAGTTGTCTGCCCACACAACCTCGACTTTGCTGCTTACATCCACACGGGACACCTGGCCTACTGATGGCTGGAGtggaaacaaagaataaatttaCTGAGAGAGGCAACACTGATGCAGTTCTACTTCAGCACTACATTTAAAAACCAGCACAGTTTCCAGCTGCCCTATGGTCTCATTTCCACCATgccaaaaaaacacaaaccaagGATGAACAGGGTTGAAATTATCACTCAAAGAATATAATCCATTATAAATTACTAACTACTTCTCTCAAATTGTAATGGGATTACTTTAATTCTTCCTGGCAAAAGTACTCCCATtaccaattattttatttttaataataataattcattacatttatatagcgcttttctcagtactcaaagcgctatccacatagggaggaaccgggaagtgaacccacaaacttccacagtctccttactgcaaagcagcagcactactactgcgccacctgttAGGTTTTTACATTATCCTCTCAACCCATATGAATATACACCACTTGGAAAGTACTAAAATGACAACCCTCAGGTCCTTTCAGTATGTTAATAAAGAGAAATTATCAATTACAGTGAAAATAAACtcagcttttaaataaataacctacaCAATTTTCATTAGCCATCATCCATTTTAAATTTATGAACCAGCAAgtagccatttcctgccttgtgcatttcaatgactgtTTCTTACATGAGCAGAATgcttctttgtcttcattttggcaGCAATTGTCAAACAAACACTATGGCTCTTGCAAAGGGTGCTGTTTATATCCTGAGAGATATAAAGAATTCACAGgtagtacctaattatgtttaTTATGACTGCCAAATGACTGTCATCTTGGTGTTGTTTGTGATTAATctggtttttttcttctttatttcgccttatacaatttcttgtattaggaatttattagttttcgcataccccttggggtcagagcgcagggtcagacattgtacagtgcccctggagcaattacaggttaagggtcttgctcaagggcccagcagagtaggatctcttttggcagtgacggggactcgaactggcaaccttctagataccagtgcagatccttagcctcagagccaccactccgccccaaaccCCGGTATTTGTGTAAAGCTGAAGCTTTTAAAGCATAAAGgtttaaatatttaagaaaaaaaaaaacactaactctGGAATTTTTCTTcctcagttaaatatctacagaaaatgatttattttgactttaaaatgtattgttagagcataagagttcacattacaaATACTGaatagataaatatgtgtacaaatcttttgttatGCAGAAAATTTTGATGACATTCCAGGTGATTGAATATTTTTGCACGCTGCTGTAAATACTCCTAAACTACTGGGGTTAGGACTTTTCATCTTAATGGAAAGCTTATTGattgtccactatgaaatattgaaggctaaaataacagaatacagcaacacagtccgtcttgaaaggcggtgctatttctctaaaaattataaataataatgctagtaatccaagagttttattctcaacaattgattgtttgctaaacccaggtcactcaatggaatgcctccataaaacttccagtgaaacctgtgagacttttgctatattttgtaatcactaaattaatgatattagaaataatatagtatactgtatCCTCCCAAagctgatcctcttaaaccccggtattccattttaagcaaattaaattctttcaccaggatacaTTTAtccgatttatataaaataatttctcaactgagaccctccacctgtgtccttgacccaataccaacaagttttttcaaagaagtatctgaagTGCTAACTGagagtgttcttgacatagtaaattcatcattagatatgggggacTTCCCAGACTGTATTaaaactgctgttgttaaacccctgctcaagaaaaataatcttgactcctttttgaaaattttagacctatttctaacctgcctttcttaagtaaaatcctagaaaaggcagtcattatgcagctaaatgatcacttgaataaacatgctgttcttgacaagttttagtcaggttttagaacaaatcattgtacagaaactgtactcgttaaagtagtaaatgacttgcaggttaatgcagacagaggcctttTATCTATTCTAAtactcctagatctgagtgccgcgtttgataccattgatcacaatattcttaaatcaatcttataaatcaccttagtcagtgggtggaccTCTCTGTTaacgtcttaaattggtttgagtcttacttgacaggtataaaattctttgttagttggggtaattatacttcaaagacacataatattctatatggtgttccacaaagttctatatcctgggtccactgctctttttgatctatATGCTtcaattaggtcagattatctcaaggtgtaccacagctatgctaacaacacacaactgtatttatcaatagtgccagATGACCTCAACTCTCTtgtctcactgacacaatgtctgtcttgtgtttctgaatggattagtagtaattttttcaaactaaataacGAGAAAAttggaaatcttagtgattggcaaaaattgatataacgagggtattagaaataaagcgaacccgagtctcctaactgcgaggcagcagcgctaccactgcgccaccgtgccgctcttgtatgaaaacatgctatataaataaatgttgttgttgttatgaccGGATacattctggaaattcaaaacattttaggaTAGCAGCAACCTTGGTAAAGTGACCTGTGGTTGTGTGTTTATTGCAGAAAAGTGAGTGCTATTTtaaactaggagtcccaaagcacaaaaataccactagagggggaaattccATCAACAACTCCAGCTAGGCACTAGGGCCtcatagaaatacaaaataaaagcttaatatcacaaaaatgctctgtaacaacAATGAAACTCTGTGAAGCCCAAAGGGAAAAGGATTTGACCAAAACAATACGGCAATCCAAAGCAACTACAGTCACAATGCAGTAAGCCAAAaacgaagtgaaaaacaaaacatgaactcAAATAtacaaggaataaaaaaaacaaaaacaaaaagtagagACAcaagcacaagaactcaccactccCTAGTGCATTCAGAATGAACCGCTGGGAACTATGGAAGACCCTCAGAacttatagggcagagggcagttcttGGCAGTTGGCCATTTGGGGAAACCatcaacaaaacacatggaacatggCACAGGCATAGAAAacatagcaaacaaacaaaagtaacattaagatGCCTCAATGactcaaaactgaataaaaaagacataaaccAAGACTTTAAAATCCCAACCATGGGAGGAACCCTGGCCAAGATATAACAAGTGGAAAATTAATTGAcagggcagaaagaaaaagacgaCTAGCGACATGTGCTGAGagtcaagcaaatcacagaagcTGATTATGTGATGAACAACACCATAATTGGGGGAAGAAGAAGAGATGCAACATATGTCATGTTTAGGCACACCCCATTCCAACACCTGAAGCAGGACCTTCTCCATAGGCATGCAAGACAAACCAAAGACAGAAATGCATTGCGACAATCGGTAAGATCTTCAAAAAGTCAAAACTtctaaccatatgaatgcattgcTTTTATGTCCTTGATCAATGTTTCTTTGAAGACCACTACTTAGTGAAGTTGCATCAGCACTGTGATCAACGTCaggctgtattttttaaatgttgaaaagtaaagaatgtgttgccaaaataAAAGGGTTCTGCTTGCTCTAGGTGAGCCCCTGGAAGTAATAAAGTACATTATGACTTGTAGAGGAACTGAAAAAAGCAACTACTGTATTTAGAAAACACATGAAGTATCAACAGCTCCtgatctttaacttttttttttttaaattccattttatttttgatttcactAGTCAATAAAAATACAACTGACTTAATCacttgaacacctccaaatgtgGAGTTGGTATTGAATAATATGACTGCTGGTGTAGTAGCAGGCACACAAGAGTGCTTGATTGGTTGTGGCTGCAGTGTTTACAGTCAATATAAGTGTGCATCTATGTCTCTCCTGTCTGTGCTCTTACTGTACATTTACTAACAATGAAGGTAAAGATACAGTTACCTTACATGTACACCGACTTCTCCATTTTCACTGCAATGTTCATCTAAATGCATGTCAGGATACAGAACTACATTTTATGACACAACACCTACATCATTTTGATTTGGTTAGATATCAAAGACTTTTTTTGCCTCTATAAATGTAATTCCTTATGCGCATTTTGATCAGAATGCTGAACACCACAAAGAACAATCATATGTTTAATTGTAAACTTCTCAAATACGCGCTCGGATTTCCTTAAACTAGAATTACATTCTGTGAAACTGAAGTGTTATCTTTCAAAGTAAAACTCGAAATCTTTAAGTTCTTAAACAAGACAAAGTGGCTTTGCTAGAGTTACCTCACTATTTTCCTCAGCTGTCCGAGCTTCCCCTGTGCTTCCAATTCTGATCACTATGTCAGTGGTGCGAAAATGAAAGTCTGGGTGGTCTGCAATGTCATAGACGCTGACATCCTCT from Erpetoichthys calabaricus chromosome 14, fErpCal1.3, whole genome shotgun sequence includes:
- the LOC114664763 gene encoding (E3-independent) E2 ubiquitin-conjugating enzyme UBE2O isoform X2 gives rise to the protein MTSHTVPSYRIPAHYSPHSLTTAAMADPGVAAAVASTPSGELVSLPGGSQRLLFSHDLVSGRYRGSVRFGLVRLIHGEEDSDSDSDAGGGAPGSGAGGGAGAGSSDTESVPKDSRARPLGRGYVRVQWYPEGCKQDIRETKLKLEDRSVVPRDMVRRMYPCDGQCGTVIDINIECAVKIVGTNCVLYPVNSRDLQHIWPFMYGDYIAYDCWLGKVYDLKNHVILKLSNGARCSMNTEDGAKLYDMCPHVSDSGLFFDDSYGFYPGQVLIGPSKVFSSVQWLSGVKPVLSKKSKFRVVVEEVQVVELKVTWITKSFCPGGTESVFPPPSIITQDNLSRVKRLGYYDHAQRQLGERCLYVFPAKGDTTQITCEGPEGAAILPEGSVAKKVRRLLKKEIVRKMGSVTDGQTTNEQPAADCATAAESQSGGQPDADKHSEESVNGVTQSSPSYANEDGPVVHLSEAVDSGDGAADLWVESAEQDADDEAAEDTDDTSSVTSSASSTASSQSGSGGLNRRKSVPLSIRNLKRKHKKKKTKISREFKPGDRVAVEVVSTKTSADVMWQDGTVETNIRSNELLPIHHLDNNEFCPGDFVVDKRPQALQDPNVYGVVQSGDHRGRTCAVKWVKLQPTGVDVEVIREEEDVSVYDIADHPDFHFRTTDIVIRIGSTGEARTAEENSEPSVGQVSRVDVSSKVEVVWADNSRTIVLPQHLYNVESEIEESDYDSVEGSSSAASSEEWEDESDSWETDNGQVEEEHAGETAPASTPAAPADEGKSLPSVDEPQGAEATAGASGVEKQPKDGTPRSFRELKEAIKILESLKNMTVEQLLTGSPTSPTVESEKQTKEKKFLDDIKKLQENLKKTLDNVAIVEEEKMEAVAEVEKEEKHPEPHTPVKSEWPSDTPVLCQQSGGKPGVIFTSAKGEVFSVLEWALDSHSFKKMEFQPAEPKKFFSTVRKEMALLATSLPDGIMVKTFEDRMDLFSALIKGPTRTPYEDGLFLFDIQLPNIYPAVPPLFRYLSQCSGRLNPNLYDNGKVCVSLLGTWIGKGTERWTSKSSLLQVLISIQGLILVNEPYYNEAGFDSDRGLQEGYENSRCYNEMALIKVVQSMTQLLLRPVEVFQQEIREHFSTNGWRLVHRIEYWLELNDMVDRREMRTPERPLSAEPGDELVASAASSLDNREEVLEDSGLGTSTISALEAGQHSDSEATGVLKAVTVAADDQKVPVDTVGSQISVKPKKRRKSYRSFLPEKSGYPDIGFPLFPLSKGFIKSIRGVIQHYRAALTTAGFPERAEEK
- the LOC114664763 gene encoding (E3-independent) E2 ubiquitin-conjugating enzyme isoform X1, with the translated sequence MTSHTVPSYRIPAHYSPHSLTTAAMADPGVAAAVASTPSGELVSLPGGSQRLLFSHDLVSGRYRGSVRFGLVRLIHGEEDSDSDSDAGGGAPGSGAGGGAGAGSSDTESVPKDSRARPLGRGYVRVQWYPEGCKQDIRETKLKLEDRSVVPRDMVRRMYPCDGQCGTVIDINIECAVKIVGTNCVLYPVNSRDLQHIWPFMYGDYIAYDCWLGKVYDLKNHVILKLSNGARCSMNTEDGAKLYDMCPHVSDSGLFFDDSYGFYPGQVLIGPSKVFSSVQWLSGVKPVLSKKSKFRVVVEEVQVVELKVTWITKSFCPGGTESVFPPPSIITQDNLSRVKRLGYYDHAQRQLGERCLYVFPAKGDTTQITCEGPEGAAILPEGSVAKKVRRLLKKEIVRKMGSVTDGQTTNEQPAADCATAAESQSAGGQPDADKHSEESVNGVTQSSPSYANEDGPVVHLSEAVDSGDGAADLWVESAEQDADDEAAEDTDDTSSVTSSASSTASSQSGSGGLNRRKSVPLSIRNLKRKHKKKKTKISREFKPGDRVAVEVVSTKTSADVMWQDGTVETNIRSNELLPIHHLDNNEFCPGDFVVDKRPQALQDPNVYGVVQSGDHRGRTCAVKWVKLQPTGVDVEVIREEEDVSVYDIADHPDFHFRTTDIVIRIGSTGEARTAEENSEPSVGQVSRVDVSSKVEVVWADNSRTIVLPQHLYNVESEIEESDYDSVEGSSSAASSEEWEDESDSWETDNGQVEEEHAGETAPASTPAAPADEGKSLPSVDEPQGAEATAGASGVEKQPKDGTPRSFRELKEAIKILESLKNMTVEQLLTGSPTSPTVESEKQTKEKKFLDDIKKLQENLKKTLDNVAIVEEEKMEAVAEVEKEEKHPEPHTPVKSEWPSDTPVLCQQSGGKPGVIFTSAKGEVFSVLEWALDSHSFKKMEFQPAEPKKFFSTVRKEMALLATSLPDGIMVKTFEDRMDLFSALIKGPTRTPYEDGLFLFDIQLPNIYPAVPPLFRYLSQCSGRLNPNLYDNGKVCVSLLGTWIGKGTERWTSKSSLLQVLISIQGLILVNEPYYNEAGFDSDRGLQEGYENSRCYNEMALIKVVQSMTQLLLRPVEVFQQEIREHFSTNGWRLVHRIEYWLELNDMVDRREMRTPERPLSAEPGDELVASAASSLDNREEVLEDSGLGTSTISALEAGQHSDSEATGVLKAVTVAADDQKVPVDTVGSQISVKPKKRRKSYRSFLPEKSGYPDIGFPLFPLSKGFIKSIRGVIQHYRAALTTAGFPERAEEK